In Akkermansia muciniphila, one DNA window encodes the following:
- a CDS encoding LpxI family protein produces the protein MTTDPPVLGLVAGDGVYPEYIVRGARRRTPELRIVAVGFKGETNPAVIPLCDAYQEFSVGQISKPFSFLKKHGVRNVIMAGGINPKNILSLRPDLRALSVLMRMPEKNADSLLGAVITEAEKEGFTILPASTYMEEHMPQPGHIAGPLPTPEQWEDARFGMQVAKEISRLHIGQSVIVHGGTVIAVEAIEGTNNCIRRGGKLGNGKPATLAKVARLGHDMRFDIPTVGPVTIETCAECGVRQIALEAGKTILLERGRVAELCKRHKISLHALQTVEQDSPPPEDRPA, from the coding sequence ATGACAACAGACCCGCCCGTATTAGGCCTGGTAGCCGGAGACGGCGTTTATCCGGAATATATTGTCCGGGGCGCACGCCGCCGGACGCCGGAATTGCGTATCGTGGCCGTAGGGTTCAAGGGGGAAACCAACCCCGCCGTCATCCCCCTGTGCGACGCTTACCAGGAATTCAGCGTGGGCCAGATAAGCAAGCCGTTTTCCTTCCTGAAAAAGCACGGCGTCAGGAACGTCATCATGGCCGGCGGCATCAATCCGAAGAACATTCTCTCCCTCCGCCCGGATCTCCGCGCCCTTTCCGTATTGATGCGCATGCCGGAAAAGAATGCGGACTCCCTGCTTGGGGCCGTCATCACGGAAGCGGAAAAGGAAGGGTTCACCATCCTCCCGGCCTCCACCTACATGGAGGAGCACATGCCGCAGCCGGGGCATATCGCCGGACCGCTTCCCACGCCTGAACAATGGGAGGATGCCCGCTTCGGCATGCAGGTGGCCAAGGAAATCAGCCGCCTCCACATCGGGCAGTCCGTTATCGTGCACGGCGGCACCGTCATCGCCGTGGAAGCGATTGAAGGCACCAACAACTGCATACGGCGCGGCGGGAAACTGGGCAACGGCAAACCGGCCACGCTGGCCAAAGTGGCCCGTCTGGGGCACGACATGCGTTTTGACATCCCCACCGTCGGCCCCGTCACCATTGAAACGTGCGCGGAATGCGGCGTCAGGCAGATCGCCCTGGAAGCGGGCAAGACTATTTTGCTGGAACGCGGCCGGGTGGCGGAATTATGCAAAAGGCATAAAATCAGCCTGCATGCCCTCCAAACCGTGGAACAGGACAGCCCTCCCCCGGAAGACCGGCCTGCATAA
- a CDS encoding MmcQ/YjbR family DNA-binding protein, with product MFFRRIPRKSWYEKAVERVFRDRKPCMEKLLSFGCVRVENGFLHRAALLNGQLCMELEIHADGSVHATVHEEDGKNIRHAAPATEDRLRTGTLRREYEEELWHVAECCFEPDFFKAAPARSLIAHIRKAYGEELEFLWRKFPGNAVVRRKDTEKWYAAFLAVPRLKLGGSSRERVEVLNLRVCPGESGGLVDHRSRFPAYHMNKKNWVSFCLDGTVPFEELAARLETSRRLAGK from the coding sequence ATGTTCTTTCGCCGTATTCCCCGGAAAAGCTGGTATGAAAAAGCTGTGGAACGCGTTTTCAGGGACAGGAAGCCGTGCATGGAAAAGCTGCTTTCCTTCGGTTGCGTTCGGGTGGAAAACGGTTTTCTGCACAGGGCGGCATTGCTGAACGGGCAGCTTTGCATGGAATTGGAAATACACGCGGACGGTTCCGTTCATGCAACGGTGCATGAGGAGGACGGGAAAAATATCCGGCATGCCGCCCCGGCAACGGAGGACAGGTTGCGGACAGGAACGCTCCGCAGGGAATATGAAGAAGAATTGTGGCATGTGGCGGAATGCTGCTTTGAACCTGATTTTTTCAAGGCGGCTCCTGCCCGGAGTCTCATCGCGCACATCCGGAAAGCTTACGGGGAGGAACTGGAATTCCTGTGGAGGAAGTTTCCGGGGAACGCAGTAGTGCGCCGGAAGGATACGGAGAAATGGTACGCCGCTTTTCTGGCTGTGCCGCGGTTGAAGCTGGGGGGAAGTTCACGGGAACGGGTTGAGGTGTTGAACCTGCGGGTTTGTCCCGGTGAATCCGGGGGGCTTGTGGATCATCGCAGCCGTTTTCCGGCCTACCATATGAATAAGAAAAACTGGGTGAGCTTTTGCCTGGATGGAACTGTTCCCTTTGAGGAACTGGCTGCGCGCCTGGAAACCAGCCGGAGGCTTGCCGGAAAGTAA
- a CDS encoding WecB/TagA/CpsF family glycosyltransferase, producing MTIPDNSDRPGARIPSETRNVFGFSVAVSSVEEMSAALAERALEAEAPFLVAAADVHVVTRGVHDRDYGNMLERMDVICPDGMPVVWKLNRGLSPGEREACRVSGPDLMEALVRLNVQYPGLRHFLLGGDEKLLKALSGALKEKYPGFQLAGAYSPPFRPWTEEDLAHMRKAVASSGANVVWVGLGCPKQERWMAEQRELLPPAVYVGVGAAFAFHAGTVKRAPRWMQKNGLEWLYRIYREPGRLLRRYVKHNSLFVWYVLTGR from the coding sequence ATGACTATTCCAGACAATTCTGACCGCCCCGGAGCGCGGATACCGTCCGAAACCAGAAACGTATTCGGCTTTTCCGTAGCCGTCAGTTCCGTGGAAGAGATGTCCGCCGCGCTGGCGGAACGCGCGCTGGAGGCGGAAGCTCCGTTTCTGGTGGCCGCGGCGGACGTCCATGTGGTGACCCGCGGCGTGCATGACCGGGACTACGGGAACATGCTGGAACGGATGGATGTGATTTGCCCGGACGGTATGCCGGTGGTGTGGAAGCTGAACAGGGGCCTTTCCCCCGGGGAAAGGGAAGCCTGCCGCGTGAGCGGGCCGGATCTGATGGAAGCGCTGGTGCGTTTGAATGTGCAGTATCCGGGCTTGCGCCATTTTTTGCTGGGCGGGGATGAAAAGCTGCTGAAAGCCCTGTCTGGGGCATTAAAGGAAAAATACCCCGGTTTTCAACTGGCCGGCGCTTATTCCCCTCCGTTCCGGCCTTGGACGGAAGAAGATCTGGCACACATGCGGAAGGCGGTCGCTTCAAGCGGGGCCAATGTGGTATGGGTGGGGCTGGGCTGCCCGAAACAGGAACGGTGGATGGCGGAGCAGAGGGAGTTGCTGCCCCCCGCGGTTTATGTGGGCGTAGGGGCGGCGTTCGCTTTTCATGCCGGTACGGTGAAACGGGCCCCGCGGTGGATGCAGAAGAACGGCCTGGAATGGCTGTACCGCATTTACCGGGAGCCGGGAAGGCTCCTCAGGCGGTACGTGAAGCACAACAGCCTGTTCGTGTGGTATGTGCTGACGGGCAGATGA
- a CDS encoding 2-oxo acid dehydrogenase subunit E2 produces the protein MPKVPILMPQLGDSIAEATVLRLLAAQGDTVEADQEIFEVETNKATMGVTTMCGGILSDVFIKEGESVVVGACMAMIEATEEEIERSGATPAGDSTQPSLPASPESVPQAAPSAPPREEQPAGVHFGVTGESYQENGTDLKVQPSVRGLPVPAGMKGAHYMSPRMKARMDELGMRASDIAFISGSGAGGRVTIDDLEEFLEYVSQWPNRKASSMRLAVADAMRRSWTRPLASAGRPVFMDPLIKHRQNSPLRPGITLYFARALALALAESPECAGYLVGENILSPKTIDIGIAAQVADGVMVPVLRRVNERTMEELLEDYNRLIAQARRRRLAPEDSTGGIATVTNFGGFGLTFAAPMPMPSESIILGVGAVTKTPVWSDEVEAFIPISKANIVATGDHRVVDGADIGRLLKRVAELLQRPEYL, from the coding sequence ATGCCTAAAGTACCCATTCTGATGCCCCAGCTCGGGGATTCCATTGCGGAAGCCACCGTGCTGCGCCTGCTGGCGGCCCAGGGCGATACCGTAGAAGCCGACCAGGAAATCTTTGAGGTAGAAACCAACAAGGCCACCATGGGGGTCACCACCATGTGCGGCGGCATCCTGAGCGATGTGTTCATCAAGGAAGGGGAATCCGTCGTGGTCGGCGCCTGCATGGCCATGATTGAGGCCACGGAAGAGGAAATTGAGCGTTCCGGAGCGACTCCGGCCGGAGACTCCACCCAGCCGTCCCTTCCAGCCAGTCCGGAATCCGTTCCCCAGGCCGCGCCCTCCGCCCCTCCCCGGGAGGAACAACCCGCGGGCGTCCATTTCGGAGTGACGGGGGAATCCTACCAGGAAAACGGCACGGACCTGAAAGTCCAGCCCAGCGTGCGCGGCCTTCCCGTACCCGCCGGCATGAAGGGCGCGCATTACATGTCCCCCCGGATGAAGGCGCGCATGGATGAATTGGGCATGAGAGCCTCCGACATCGCTTTCATCTCCGGTTCCGGGGCGGGCGGGCGCGTCACCATTGACGACCTGGAGGAATTCCTGGAATATGTCAGCCAATGGCCGAACCGCAAGGCCTCATCCATGCGGCTGGCCGTGGCGGACGCCATGCGCCGCAGCTGGACGCGTCCCCTGGCCTCCGCCGGGCGCCCCGTATTCATGGATCCTCTCATCAAGCACAGGCAAAATTCCCCGCTGCGGCCCGGCATCACCCTGTACTTTGCCCGCGCCCTGGCCCTGGCCCTGGCGGAAAGCCCGGAATGCGCCGGCTACCTGGTGGGGGAAAACATTCTTTCTCCCAAAACGATTGACATCGGCATCGCCGCCCAGGTGGCGGACGGCGTCATGGTTCCCGTGCTGCGCCGCGTGAACGAACGGACGATGGAAGAACTGCTGGAAGACTATAACAGGCTGATTGCCCAGGCGCGCCGCCGCAGGCTGGCGCCGGAAGACAGCACGGGGGGCATCGCCACGGTCACCAACTTCGGCGGCTTCGGCCTCACTTTTGCCGCGCCCATGCCCATGCCCAGCGAATCCATTATCCTGGGGGTGGGAGCCGTCACCAAAACCCCGGTCTGGAGTGACGAAGTGGAGGCGTTCATTCCCATCTCCAAGGCCAACATCGTGGCTACGGGAGACCACCGCGTGGTGGACGGAGCGGACATCGGACGCCTGCTCAAGCGCGTGGCGGAATTGCTCCAGCGCCCGGAATACCTGTAA